The window GAATTTTGTACTTCGCCGTTTACAAGAAATATTGCCGAACAACTATTTGGAGTTATTTTTACGCCGGTGGTCCATAACTCTACTGTGCACCGGCTTGTGGCGCGCGGTACAGGATGATAAGGGAGCAGTGTTGGTGTAAAAGAGCCTATCTGACATTTACGCAATATTTGGTGGCAGTAATGTTATTATTTACGTCACAAAAAACGTAAAATATTTCGAATATACTAAATGATATGTTAAACCATGTCCAGTGGGGCCTCAGAGTTACACAAACTGTCCGGAGCGCACAGTGTCCGCTGCGCGCTCTGGAGCAACAGCACAGCGCATGGCGCGCAATAGTCGCCAGGATTTAGTGTGGAGACCTCAGCAGTGCGTCCCCAAACGATTTCGTCGTTCTCTAATTCTAATTTAACTGTCGTGTGTTTTAGCTGATGAAATATCCGAGCGTCGATGCACTGATTCCGTGTGCTCATGTTGTATCTCTCCCTGTTTTGCAGCGAACTCCCATCTCTCACAAAGTCATCGAGAAACGAAGGCGGGACAGAATCAACCGCTGCCTCAACGAGCTGGGAAAGACGGTACCGATGGCACTGGCAAAACAGGTATTGTAAACATGTGTAGTATCTCTTAAcgtgattttttatttactatacAATATTGATAGATTTTCAACAAATTATCAGtgtatgttaaaaatgtatgtaaaatctACACATGGTTGATATATGCAGATCTTTTGATGttgaactgtttctttttttatgtttagaGCTCTGGAAAACTGGAGAAGGCTGAGATCTTAGAAATGACAGTTCAGTATCTCCGAGCGCTGCACTCGGCGGATTTTCCCcggggaagagaaaaaggtcagtaaacatttttacGCAGCTCTTTTTACTTTACGCATCAGATCACCAACAATTCTGtcgacaaaataaaatgcattttgtccACGTTGGCTGCAGATGAATCAGAGTTATTGGTAAATGAGTTTAACTTTTGATTTCACGTTGTCTTTTAGTTAAGTAACTTTAGTTATTCCAGTTTTACGCACCGGAGTTCAGACCACGATGGTTTACCGGCAGGGTTGTAACCCCTGCTTACTTTGATTCATTCCAGGTGAACTTCTCGCCGAGTTTGCCAACTACTTCCACTACGGATACCACGAGTGTATGAAGAACCTGGTGCACTACCTGACCACAGAGGACAGAGCCGAAACCAAAGACATCAAGTACGCGCGGATCCTCGCCTTCCTACAGTCAAAGTCCCGTGTGGTCACCGAGCCCGTGTTCGGCTCCGTCGGCGCGATGCCAGAACCATCCGACTACCTGGGCCAGTTGCACTCCTCTCCGGAGCACCAGAGCCAAAGTCCGTCTGACTCCGCGTACCAGCAGAGTCCACCGGGACACTTCTCCTGGCACGGCTCGGCGCGCAGCCCGGGCATCTCGTATCCAACAGTGCCGCTctctgcgcacacacagcagcacggCGGATACTTGTCACCGGTGCAGGGACTCGATCACCACTATTTCAACTTCATCGGTCACACGCACGCGAACACGTTTAGTTTGCACAGTGCGCAGCACGCCATGTAAATATAgctatatttgttttgttattattcttatttataACTGTGAATTGTGTGAACTGTTTCTGTATATATTGTGAATAAACGACTCTGACTAAAATTCATCAGCTTATTTTGTCACCGTTAATCTTGAGGTGGTATAAATGACACTTTCAGTGTGTAAAGATCACATTAACAATAATTACAACCCCGTCGTCTTCCTGTATGAATACGGGgcatggaaaatacatttttttaaaaatcagaggagagggaaaacatTTCCAAGTGCAACTCAATTTTCAGTCTTCAGTGAATTATACGTAAATGTGTCCTGGTGAGTAGAAAGCCATACAAATAGCCTTATCATTTTAGGacataaaatgaaatcatgtctttttaaagtgactttacaagaagaaagtgaataatttggagaagaaaaaactgaactCAAACTTTATCAAAAGCTCCACGTTGTTCCATCAGCTCCAATTTCAGTATTTGTGGCATATACTTCCACCTATACTACGCTTAAAAATGCCTTAAAactcaaaaaagtatttttcctcAGTCTGGCTGACTTGTGGGTTTAATGGGTGACCAGAAGGTTCCAGGGGGCAGACATGAGCCTGAGGGCCACTGGGCCACAGGCCCCCTGACTTAAACAAACCCCACACTTAACAAAACCATTGATTCATCCATCA is drawn from Scophthalmus maximus strain ysfricsl-2021 chromosome 8, ASM2237912v1, whole genome shotgun sequence and contains these coding sequences:
- the helt gene encoding hairy and enhancer of split-related protein helt isoform X2 — its product is MALAKQSSGKLEKAEILEMTVQYLRALHSADFPRGREKGELLAEFANYFHYGYHECMKNLVHYLTTEDRAETKDIKYARILAFLQSKSRVVTEPVFGSVGAMPEPSDYLGQLHSSPEHQSQSPSDSAYQQSPPGHFSWHGSARSPGISYPTVPLSAHTQQHGGYLSPVQGLDHHYFNFIGHTHANTFSLHSAQHAM
- the helt gene encoding hairy and enhancer of split-related protein helt isoform X1, giving the protein MASKMKDRKRTPISHKVIEKRRRDRINRCLNELGKTVPMALAKQSSGKLEKAEILEMTVQYLRALHSADFPRGREKGELLAEFANYFHYGYHECMKNLVHYLTTEDRAETKDIKYARILAFLQSKSRVVTEPVFGSVGAMPEPSDYLGQLHSSPEHQSQSPSDSAYQQSPPGHFSWHGSARSPGISYPTVPLSAHTQQHGGYLSPVQGLDHHYFNFIGHTHANTFSLHSAQHAM